CTCGCGACGGGCCCAGGGCATCCACCACATGCAACGAACGGGAACGACAGGTAGCGAACGGAGCCGCTGCCTCGCAACGGTCGGCCAGCCGGACGCCCATGGTCGCAAAGGAGGGGTTTGGCATCGACCTTGCAACTGCCGCCGCGACGGCTCGAACGGAACCGCGACGACACCTGGAAACAGCCGACAACCACGGCCCCCGGGGGCCAGCCAGACAAATGAAGACGGAGCGTAAGATGAAGCACAGGAAACGCATCCCCGTACTCGTGATCCTGTCCGCAGTCGTGATCCTGGCCGTCAGCGTGACGGCGCAGGCCCAGGAGGTCTTGAACTATACCTGGACAGCTCCGACCACAGGCTCGCCGGTCGACCATTACGTCGTCCAGCATTCAGAGGACGGTGGCGCCTGGGTGACGGTCCAGGACACCCAGATGACCAATTCCTACGCACTCACCGCAGTCTACGACGTCGAACACCGCGTTCGCGTCGCCGGCGTGGACGCCGAAGGCCGCCAGGGACCATGGTCCATCGCCTCGGAGCCCTACACGCCCACCCTGGGCGCGCCGGGACAGCCGGGACAGCCGATCGCGGTCTTCTAGCCGGAACGGAACCGAGCGGGCCCGCTGCAGCAGCGGGACACGCGAGAAGAAGGCACCGCCGAGGCGGTGCCGTCTTCGTCCTCATACCGATGTATCGACCCGATCGACGCGCGTTTGCGCCGATCAATAGGAACTGGGCAGCGCGATGCCGACCCTCAGGACCGCATAGTCCCAGCTGTGATCGTCGATTCCCAGGATGAAGCTGGACGTGCGGACGCGGTTGAGGTTGTATTCCCCCGAGATCTCGAAACTGCCCATACGCACGCCCAGCCCGGCCGCGGCGGCCACCGAGTTCGCTCCCTCGTCGTAGAACGTGTCGTCGTCCAGGTAGTCGATCCGCAGCTTGTTGCGCACCAGGGCCGCGCCGCCGGTCAGATAGATCTGCGGCGCGTTGCGGCGCGAGGGGAAGAAGTACTGCACGTCGATGCCGTAGCGGTACATCTTGGCGCCCACGTCCATCAGACCCTCGACCGCGTCGTCGGCCAGGAAGTTGCCGAACTCCACGTAATGGAACGACGGCGAGACCGCCCAGCCGGTGGGCCAGCGCTGGCGGAAACGGAAGCCCACGTCCCAGCCGAGCCCGGCGCCGAAACCCGCGGGTTCGGTCCACTCGGCCCCGAGGTCGCCGAAGGGCAGCGCGGCGCTGCCCTCGAGGATCACCTCGGCCAGACCGGCAGCCCGCAGGGGGCGGGCGTCGGCGGGCAATACGAAGGCGACGCACAACAGGGTCAGCCCCGAGACGGCCAGCGGTCGCATCATCGATCTCATCATCATCTCCTCCAGGTCATCGCGGCGTGGTCAGGAGCCTGCCGCGTCCGCGGAGGTTGGCACTCGCTTTCGTACATCATGCTAGCGCCCGGGTTCCCTCCGGTCAAGCCGGCCGCGGTCAGCTGGGATCGGCCACGCGCCCCATGAACAGGATGCACCCGGTGCCCTGGTGGCGGATCACGAAGAGGAACGGGTGGTCGGCGCGGAACTCCACCGGCGGATCCTCCTGGATGACGCTGGTCATCTTCATGGTGACGGCCGTGGCCGCCGCGGCTTCGGTACCCTCCTCGAAGACGTCCACGAACGCCTTGTGTACCACCTCGCTGATCACCAGGTCCTTGTCGCCGGTGATGCCCGAGAAGTCGGCCCGCGAACCGCTGAAGGCCGACGGCATGCCCATGCCGGCGAGGGTCCGGCCCAGCTCGAAGCGCGAGGTCATCCTGAAGCGCGGCAGGATGCAGCGCACGCGCCGGCGCGACGGGGCGGAGAGCCACCCGTCGAGGGTCGCCGCGTCCAGGCGCCGCTCCAGCTCCGCCAGCCCGTCGCGCTCGTCCGGCAGCAGGATGTAGCAGGACAGCTCCTCGCCGTCGTAAGGCAGCTCCAGGATGCGCAGCCCGTCCGCCTCGCCGAGAGCGAGATACTCCACCTGGCGCATGAAGGGCGCGTCGACGTCCCGACCGGACGCCGTGCGGAACGGCGCGTCGGCGGTGGCCCGGGGATCGAAGGCGTGCAGCCAGAGGCCGTAGAAGTAGACGGCGTTGGTGAGCACCAGTCGCGTCTGCGCGTCGACCGTGCCGGGCTGCAGCAGGTCCAGGATCTTGTCCTCGGTCCGTGCCGCGACCCAGGCGTTGATGATCTCGCGCGAGCCGTCCGCGTCGCCGGCGAAGTCCAGGGGCGCGTAGCCGCCGTCGTAATGAGTCCTCGCGGTCGCCAGGAAAACCGGCAACAGGGCGAATCCCTGCTGCCCCCAGAGGCGGTTGGCCACGCGCAGGGTGTGCGTCGCCTCGGCGCCCGGCGCGAGGTCAGCCAGCAGCTGGGCGTAAGCGCCGTGCACCGCGCCCTGGCTGTCGGGCAGATGCAGCGTCGCGGCCATCTCGCGCGCCGTGCCGCCGCGGGCGCCGGCGTAGGTCATGGCCAGGGCGGTGGAGATGCTCGACGGCGAGAAGAAGAGGTTGCCGTCCGTCCCCCGCAATTGGCGGTAGAGATCGCAAGCGAAGGCGTTGCTGGACGCGGCCGCTTCGGGGGACGTGAAGGGCTCCGGCGAGCGGCTGCCGGCGAGGAGGATCGAGCCGGCCGCCAGCGTCGCCAGGACGATCAGTCCGATGAGGGGTTTCATCTTTGCCGCCTTTCAGGGGAACGATGACGTCGTGTGGGTGGCGCGAATTCCCTCTGAATGCTATCGGGGCGCCGTCGGTTCCCACGACATGGTAACACGGGACGCGCCCGCGGGCGGGTCCCGGGGCGCGGAATTATCACTGCGATCATATGCCGCATCATCGCTAATCGACGCATCGAATCGGCGTCTTCATCGACAGCCAGTTCCCGGAAGGACGACCATGCCGCGCACGACGCTCCTCGTTTTCACCCTGCCCCTGGCGATCGCAGCGGCGACAGCGGCCGCCACGTTCGACGTCCCCTCCGTCTACCCGACGATCCGGGCGAGGATCGACGCGTCGGCGGCAACGGCGCCGGGATCATCGTCAGCCACGCCGACGCGGTCGTGACCGACTGCCTGATCAACGGGTACACCTCGAACCAGATGGGCGGCAGCGCGCTCTACGCCGACTCGTCCACGGTGACCATGGCGGGCCGCGCGCTGTCCTTCGACGACCGCCGCCCGCACCGGGGCCCGGCCGCGGGGCGAAACGCGCCACGCTGCCGCACGACCCGCTTGACCGACCCCCCGCTTCTCCCTAGTCTCAGGCATACGAAGCTCCCGCGGCGACTCCCCCTCGCCGCGGGCCAATACCCCACCTCTATCGGGCCTGGCGCCCGGCCCCACACGCACTCGCATGATGCCGGAGGAATGTGGCGACGCTTCGCATCGCGGAGACGTCGCGACGGACCCCTTTATCCTGGAGGCGCCATCATGCTGTTCTATCCGCGCATCGTGCTCGTCCTCTCGGGCGGCCTGCTGATCGGCTGCGCCAAGGAGCGTCCCGTCGCCAGGGATTTCCTGATCGTGCCGACGGACGAGGCGGCGCCGGACGAAAGCGATGGCGACGGCGCCGCCGCGCCGCCCGTCGACGACCCCCTCCTGGAGCCGTGCCGTCCCAACCCCTTCGGCGCGAGCACGTTGCTCGGCTTCGAGGTGCGCATCGCCGGGCCGGTCAAGCTCGCGGTGTACGATATCGGCGGACGTCTGTTGGTAGTGCTGACCAGCGGCCTCAGGGTGGCGGGCCGCCACGAGGTCACCTGGAACGGCCGCGATGCCAGGGGACACGAAGCGCCTGCGGGCGTTTACTTTGCATGCCTGTGCGCAGCGGACAGGCGCGAGTCGCGACGGATGGTGCGGGTCAGATGACAGTGGCACGAGCTCAAAGAACCAGGGTATCCGCAGTTTCGCACAAGGATCGCCCTATCATCAGATTTTCACACGCTTGAATCTGCAATGTGCTATCATACTTAATTACCCCTGACCCCCGACGCCCGCCGGGCGCCGGGCGTCGAACGCGTATGAAAAACACGGGAGATGATCGAAATGCGCAACACCTCTCACCGCGAAAGCGGCCGTCTCGGCTGGATCCCCATCCTGATCCTGCTGGTCGCCGCGATCGGGGCCGTTTCAGCCCAGGCCGCCGTCCTCATCAACGAGGTCGACGCCGACACGCCCGGGACCGACATGCTGGAGTTCATCGAGCTGTACGGTACGCCGAACGAAGCTTTGGACGGCCTGGTCGTGGTCATGTACAACGGCAACGGCGACGTCTCCTACGGCGCCTACGACCTCGACGGCTTCACCCTCGACGCCAACGGCTTCTTCCTGCTCGGCAACACCGATGTCGTTCCCACGCCTTCGATCATCTTCGCCTCCAACGGCGTGCAGAACGGCGCCGACGCGGTGGCCCTCTACACCGGCAACGGCACCGACTTTCCCACCGGCACGGCCGTGACGGCGACCAACCTGATCGACGCCCTCGTCTACGACACGGACGACGCCGACGACACGGGACTGCTGGGCGTGCTGACGCCGGGCCAGCCCCAGATCAACGAATTTGAGAACGGCACAGGCACCACCGACTCCATGCAGCGCATCCCCGACGGCGGCGGCGGCGCCCTGGTCACCACCTCATACGTCGTACAGGCGCCGACGCCCGGCGTCACCAACGGCGGCATCCTGCCCCAGCCGCCCCAGGTGACCAACGTCTACCACCGCTCGCTGCTGCCCATCCCCGGCGAGGCCGTGACGGTCTACGCCGACGCCACCGACAGCGACGGCACGATCAGCTCGGTCACCCTGTACTACCAGCTCAACGGCGGCGGCTTCACCACCACGCCCATGACCCTGGACAGCGGCGACACCTACACTGGCGCGCTCCCGTCCAACGCCGACGGCACCGTGGTCGACTACTACGTCGAGGCCACGGACAACGACATGCAGACCGCCACCAATCCCGCGGACGCACCGGTCAGCTTCTACAGCTACACCGTCGCCCCCGAACTCGTCACGCCCATCGCCTTCGTGCACGCCGACTCGGCCGGCTACGACGGCACGACCATCATGGTCCAGGGCCAGGTCTACATTCCCGGCAACTACCAGGCCGACGGCACGTCGGTGAGCGCCTATGTCCAGGACGCCTCGGGACGCGGCCTCAACATCTTCGGGACCTACTACAGCACCGGCATGGACCTGCTCAACGACACGTCCAACATCGTGAAGGTGAGCGGCCGCGTGGACTACTACTACACCACGCTCGAGCTGGTGAACTACGAGGTCGAACTGGTCAGCACCGGCAACCCGGTCCTCACTCCCACGGTGAAGACCACCGCCGCCGCCGCATTGCCCATCAACGAGGGCACCTACACCGGCACCACCGGCAACATCACCGCCATCGCCACAACCGGCGGCGGCAACCCCGCCTACAACTTCACCGTCACCGACGGCTCGGGCGACGTCGTGATCCGCATCGACGAGGACATCGCCGCCGGCATGGACACCTGGCTGGTGGGCGACGAACTGGTCGCCGCCGGCGCGGGCGGCACCTACTCCGCGCAGGGCCAGATCATCGTCGGCCTGCCCACGGACATCGTGAACAACGGCCAGGCGCCGGACACGTTCCCGCCGGAACTGGTCAGCGCCACGCTGGCCGCGCCCACCGAGGTCACCCTGCAGTTCAACGAGGCCATAGACGACATCACCGGCAACACCCCCGGCAACTACGAGGTCTACGAGACCGCGACACCCGGCAACACCATCGCGGTGACCGGCGCCGTCGTGCAGCTCGACCCCACCGTCGTCGTGCTGACCCTGGCGTCCAGCGCCAGCGGCACGGCGCACACCGTGCGCATCAACAACGTGGAAGACCTGGCCGGCAACCCGATCGCCGCGAACACCACCGCGGACATCATCGAGCCCGTGCTGGCCGAGATCGTGATCACCGAGATCATGCAGAACCCGCTGCACACGTCCGACGCGGTCGGCGAATGGTTCGAGGTCCACAACTTCGGCGGCAGCGCCGTGGACATGAACGGCTGGACCATCCAGGACCTGGACTACGACAACCACCTGATCGACAACGGCGGCCCGCTGGTCATCAACCCCGGCGAGTACAAGGTCTTCTGCGTCAACGCCGACACCATGACGGCCGAGGGCGTCACCCCCTTCTACCAGTACACCGGCATCGCACTGGGCAACGGGGCCGACGAGCTCTTCCTGCTCGACACCGACCTGAACACGATCGACGTCGTGGCCTGGGACAACGGCGTGACCTTCCCCGACCCGAATGGCCTGTCGATGCAGTGGAACGAGACCGGCGACAACTCGCTGGGCGTGAACTGGGGCATCGGCGGCCCGATCTTCGGATCGGGTGATTTCGGCACGCCCGGCGCGCCCAACGACGTTTCGACCGCCGTCGACGACTCGCCGTCCCTGGCCACGCTCCTCGGACGCAACTACCCCAACCCCTTCAACCCGAAGACCAGCTTCAGCTTCATGCTGGACCGGGCCGACCACGTCAGCCTGCGAGTCTTCGACATTCGCGGACGCCAGATCCGCTCCATCGTCGACACCGACCTCGGCGCCGGCGACTACGCCAACGTGTACAGCTGGGACGGCCGCGACGAGAGCGGTCGCCCCGTGAACAGCGGCACCTACTTCTACCGTCTGACCACCGGCTCCGGCTACAGTCGGGCCATGAAGATGACGCTGCTGAAGTAGGGGACCCC
The window above is part of the bacterium genome. Proteins encoded here:
- a CDS encoding fibronectin type III domain-containing protein, which codes for MKHRKRIPVLVILSAVVILAVSVTAQAQEVLNYTWTAPTTGSPVDHYVVQHSEDGGAWVTVQDTQMTNSYALTAVYDVEHRVRVAGVDAEGRQGPWSIASEPYTPTLGAPGQPGQPIAVF
- a CDS encoding outer membrane beta-barrel protein, with amino-acid sequence MRSMMRPLAVSGLTLLCVAFVLPADARPLRAAGLAEVILEGSAALPFGDLGAEWTEPAGFGAGLGWDVGFRFRQRWPTGWAVSPSFHYVEFGNFLADDAVEGLMDVGAKMYRYGIDVQYFFPSRRNAPQIYLTGGAALVRNKLRIDYLDDDTFYDEGANSVAAAAGLGVRMGSFEISGEYNLNRVRTSSFILGIDDHSWDYAVLRVGIALPSSY
- a CDS encoding serpin family protein: MKPLIGLIVLATLAAGSILLAGSRSPEPFTSPEAAASSNAFACDLYRQLRGTDGNLFFSPSSISTALAMTYAGARGGTAREMAATLHLPDSQGAVHGAYAQLLADLAPGAEATHTLRVANRLWGQQGFALLPVFLATARTHYDGGYAPLDFAGDADGSREIINAWVAARTEDKILDLLQPGTVDAQTRLVLTNAVYFYGLWLHAFDPRATADAPFRTASGRDVDAPFMRQVEYLALGEADGLRILELPYDGEELSCYILLPDERDGLAELERRLDAATLDGWLSAPSRRRVRCILPRFRMTSRFELGRTLAGMGMPSAFSGSRADFSGITGDKDLVISEVVHKAFVDVFEEGTEAAAATAVTMKMTSVIQEDPPVEFRADHPFLFVIRHQGTGCILFMGRVADPS
- a CDS encoding lamin tail domain-containing protein; amino-acid sequence: MRNTSHRESGRLGWIPILILLVAAIGAVSAQAAVLINEVDADTPGTDMLEFIELYGTPNEALDGLVVVMYNGNGDVSYGAYDLDGFTLDANGFFLLGNTDVVPTPSIIFASNGVQNGADAVALYTGNGTDFPTGTAVTATNLIDALVYDTDDADDTGLLGVLTPGQPQINEFENGTGTTDSMQRIPDGGGGALVTTSYVVQAPTPGVTNGGILPQPPQVTNVYHRSLLPIPGEAVTVYADATDSDGTISSVTLYYQLNGGGFTTTPMTLDSGDTYTGALPSNADGTVVDYYVEATDNDMQTATNPADAPVSFYSYTVAPELVTPIAFVHADSAGYDGTTIMVQGQVYIPGNYQADGTSVSAYVQDASGRGLNIFGTYYSTGMDLLNDTSNIVKVSGRVDYYYTTLELVNYEVELVSTGNPVLTPTVKTTAAAALPINEGTYTGTTGNITAIATTGGGNPAYNFTVTDGSGDVVIRIDEDIAAGMDTWLVGDELVAAGAGGTYSAQGQIIVGLPTDIVNNGQAPDTFPPELVSATLAAPTEVTLQFNEAIDDITGNTPGNYEVYETATPGNTIAVTGAVVQLDPTVVVLTLASSASGTAHTVRINNVEDLAGNPIAANTTADIIEPVLAEIVITEIMQNPLHTSDAVGEWFEVHNFGGSAVDMNGWTIQDLDYDNHLIDNGGPLVINPGEYKVFCVNADTMTAEGVTPFYQYTGIALGNGADELFLLDTDLNTIDVVAWDNGVTFPDPNGLSMQWNETGDNSLGVNWGIGGPIFGSGDFGTPGAPNDVSTAVDDSPSLATLLGRNYPNPFNPKTSFSFMLDRADHVSLRVFDIRGRQIRSIVDTDLGAGDYANVYSWDGRDESGRPVNSGTYFYRLTTGSGYSRAMKMTLLK